A region of Flavobacterium indicum GPTSA100-9 = DSM 17447 DNA encodes the following proteins:
- a CDS encoding WbqC family protein, which produces MKNLLIYPTYFPSISHYCALVQAEKITFEVEDTFQKQTNRNRMYIYSPNGLQMLNIPLKHSDTRQKFKDVKIEYAFDWQKNHFKSLEAAYRTSPFFEYFEDDIRPLFEKKTPYMLDLNFEIFELINQALGIQLDFEKTTEYFHEAPEYNDLRPLVNGKKDNTKLEEYTQVFEEKHGFINNLSILDLLFNEGRYALDYLKQQKL; this is translated from the coding sequence ATGAAGAATTTATTAATTTATCCTACGTATTTTCCATCAATAAGTCATTATTGTGCATTAGTACAAGCAGAAAAAATTACTTTTGAAGTAGAAGACACATTTCAAAAACAAACCAACAGAAATAGAATGTACATTTATAGTCCTAATGGCTTACAAATGTTAAACATTCCTCTTAAACACAGCGATACTCGTCAAAAATTTAAAGATGTAAAAATTGAATACGCGTTTGATTGGCAAAAAAATCATTTTAAATCTTTAGAAGCGGCTTACAGAACTTCTCCTTTTTTCGAATATTTTGAAGATGATATCCGACCATTATTTGAAAAGAAAACTCCTTATATGTTGGATTTAAATTTTGAAATTTTTGAACTTATCAATCAGGCATTAGGTATTCAATTAGACTTTGAAAAAACAACAGAATATTTTCACGAAGCACCCGAATATAATGATTTACGACCTTTAGTAAATGGAAAAAAAGACAACACAAAATTAGAAGAATATACTCAAGTTTTTGAAGAAAAACACGGTTTCATCAACAATTTATCTATTTTAGATTTATTATTTAATGAAGGAAGGTATGCTTTAGATTATTTAAAACAACAAAAACTATAA
- a CDS encoding endonuclease/exonuclease/phosphatase family protein, which produces MLKGLSWISKTMLLLNVVLVLTTLMAYLLPFLAPKWFPILSVLTLFLPLFLIFNLLFFIYWFIQFKKYIFISGIALLLGITFINKFYNFKETVLPVSNSDFTIMSYNVRLFNKFKWDLKANIPKQIANLVDEKKPDILCIQEYSDFEQTRFSNYKYQHIFKEGKNIIVGNAIFSKYKIIDKGKITFPESNNNVVYADIVKENDTLRVYSMHLQSIKISTAIDDEDIQQMDENKTRTILKRISKAFTKQQIQAELIKQHYQDCKYKKVICGDMNNSAFSYVYRTIKGSMEDAFETNGAGFGKTYNFKYYPARIDYILVDKKMQVKEFETLNDFYNSDHFPLLARLNFSKEKL; this is translated from the coding sequence TTGTTAAAAGGTTTATCATGGATTTCTAAAACAATGTTGTTGCTTAATGTAGTATTAGTGTTAACTACATTAATGGCTTATCTATTGCCTTTTTTAGCTCCAAAATGGTTTCCTATATTAAGTGTTTTAACGTTATTCCTTCCATTATTTTTAATATTTAACTTGTTGTTTTTCATTTATTGGTTCATCCAATTTAAAAAATATATTTTTATTTCTGGAATTGCATTATTGTTGGGAATTACTTTTATAAATAAGTTTTATAATTTTAAAGAAACTGTTTTGCCTGTTTCAAACTCAGATTTTACCATTATGAGTTATAACGTTCGTTTATTTAATAAATTTAAATGGGATTTAAAGGCAAATATACCCAAACAAATTGCCAATTTAGTTGATGAAAAAAAACCTGATATTTTGTGTATTCAAGAATATTCCGACTTTGAACAAACGAGATTTTCAAACTATAAATACCAACATATATTTAAAGAAGGTAAAAATATTATTGTTGGAAATGCAATTTTTTCTAAGTATAAAATTATTGATAAAGGGAAAATAACTTTTCCAGAATCTAATAATAACGTGGTATATGCAGATATTGTTAAAGAAAATGATACCTTACGTGTGTATAGTATGCATTTGCAATCCATTAAAATTAGTACAGCTATAGATGATGAAGATATTCAGCAAATGGATGAAAATAAAACTCGAACTATTTTAAAAAGAATAAGTAAAGCTTTTACAAAACAACAAATTCAAGCAGAATTAATAAAGCAACATTATCAAGATTGTAAGTACAAAAAAGTAATTTGTGGTGATATGAATAATAGCGCATTTTCATATGTATACCGAACTATTAAAGGTTCTATGGAAGATGCTTTTGAAACTAATGGAGCTGGTTTTGGAAAAACCTATAATTTTAAATATTATCCAGCTCGAATTGATTATATTCTAGTGGATAAAAAAATGCAAGTAAAAGAATTTGAAACACTCAATGATTTTTATAATAGTGATCATTTTCCTTTACTTGCACGATTGAATTTTTCAAAAGAAAAATTATAG
- a CDS encoding rhomboid family intramembrane serine protease: MNEIFKDIKTQYRYNDMSQKIIFWNIGLFVLSLPLFYQFKLGYFDFPHFIALNSATHSFLFFPWTFITYAFFHSGLLHLLSNMLFLFFAGRLFFTFFSTKQFLATYFFSALFAGFVYVVYQNIFGIDNSIVGASAAILGIFFTVVFYSPLMVVRIPLIGYIKLWYIGALILLLNIVYFAIENTGGHVAHLAGVFFAYFNVQGLKRGIDLSKWFDFSNKKKKSTFKKIYKNETVNRKVNKSEFTKDMTQKQIDDILDKISKSGYDSLTKEEKEFLFKINK, from the coding sequence ATGAACGAAATTTTTAAAGATATTAAAACACAATACCGCTACAACGACATGTCTCAAAAAATTATTTTTTGGAACATAGGATTGTTTGTTTTGTCATTGCCTTTGTTTTACCAATTTAAGTTAGGATATTTCGATTTTCCCCATTTCATTGCTTTAAATTCTGCTACCCATAGTTTTCTGTTTTTTCCATGGACATTTATAACTTATGCATTTTTTCATTCTGGTTTGCTGCATTTGTTGTCTAATATGTTGTTCTTATTTTTTGCAGGAAGATTGTTTTTTACATTTTTTAGTACAAAACAATTTTTGGCGACCTATTTTTTTAGTGCTCTATTTGCAGGATTTGTTTATGTTGTTTATCAAAATATTTTTGGAATCGATAACAGTATAGTTGGTGCCAGTGCTGCTATTTTAGGAATTTTTTTCACGGTGGTTTTTTACTCACCTCTTATGGTAGTTCGTATTCCCTTAATTGGCTATATTAAACTTTGGTATATTGGAGCATTAATTTTGTTGTTAAATATTGTTTATTTTGCTATTGAAAATACAGGTGGTCATGTGGCTCATTTGGCTGGAGTTTTTTTTGCTTACTTCAATGTTCAAGGTTTAAAAAGAGGAATTGATTTAAGTAAATGGTTTGATTTTTCAAATAAGAAAAAAAAGAGTACTTTTAAGAAAATTTACAAGAATGAAACTGTAAATCGTAAAGTAAATAAGTCTGAATTTACTAAAGATATGACTCAAAAACAAATTGATGATATCTTAGATAAAATCAGTAAATCGGGTTATGATAGTTTAACCAAAGAAGAAAAAGAATTTTTATTTAAAATCAATAAATAA
- a CDS encoding rhomboid family intramembrane serine protease, with product MFNNMTPVVKQLLIINVICYIMSQVVPNSYEHFSMYYFENPHFRIWQPITHMFMHSKESLLHIVFNMFALVSFGSVLEHFWGAKRFLIFYFVCGIGSALLHQGVAFYEIHSQIIELTNGAFTNSDISTLLQTDIVEGNTLVLKPMIENNLELFNKLNETNFDGNAFLGAVSNAYIPAVGASGAIYGLLVAFAFMFPNAELAMMFIPVPIKAKYFVPILVAFDVFSGISGSSILGGANVAHFAHVGGAITGFILMWIWKNKKFTHNRWN from the coding sequence ATGTTTAATAATATGACACCAGTTGTAAAGCAACTGCTAATAATAAATGTGATTTGTTATATCATGAGCCAAGTAGTGCCTAATTCTTATGAACATTTCTCAATGTATTATTTTGAAAATCCTCATTTTAGAATTTGGCAACCCATCACCCATATGTTTATGCATTCTAAAGAAAGTTTGCTGCACATTGTGTTTAATATGTTTGCTTTGGTTTCTTTTGGTTCAGTATTAGAACATTTTTGGGGAGCCAAACGCTTTTTGATTTTTTATTTTGTTTGCGGTATTGGTTCAGCATTATTACATCAAGGGGTAGCTTTTTATGAAATTCATTCTCAAATTATTGAATTGACCAATGGTGCTTTTACCAATTCTGATATTTCAACACTACTTCAAACAGATATAGTTGAAGGAAATACATTGGTTTTGAAACCAATGATTGAAAATAATCTAGAGTTGTTTAATAAATTAAATGAAACGAATTTTGATGGTAATGCCTTTTTAGGAGCCGTTTCCAATGCTTATATACCAGCAGTTGGTGCTTCAGGAGCGATTTATGGATTATTGGTAGCTTTTGCATTTATGTTTCCTAATGCAGAATTAGCAATGATGTTTATTCCAGTACCTATAAAAGCTAAATATTTTGTGCCCATATTAGTTGCTTTTGATGTTTTTTCCGGCATTTCAGGGTCGTCTATTTTAGGTGGAGCAAATGTAGCCCATTTTGCTCACGTAGGTGGAGCAATTACTGGATTTATTCTTATGTGGATTTGGAAAAATAAGAAGTTTACGCATAATCGTTGGAATTAA
- the mutL gene encoding DNA mismatch repair endonuclease MutL, with the protein MSGIIQLLPDHVANQIAAGEVVQRPASVVKELVENAVDANATEIKLIIKDAGKTLIQVIDNGKGMNVTDARLCFERHATSKIRHAEDLFALHTKGFRGEALASIAAVAHVELKTKQDQEELGTHVIIEGSKFVSQEVAVLPKGTSFLVKNLFFNIPARRNFLKSDNVELKHIIDEFERVALAHPAIHFVLISNGAEIFNLPSTNYRQRIVNIFGGKTNEKLVPVNEETEIITISGFVGKPEFAKKNRSEQFFLVNDRFIKSSFLHHAVMSAYDGLLKDGNQPSYFLYLQVPTHTIDINIHPTKTEVKFDDEQALYAILRSAVKHSLGMFNVAPVLDFERDATLDTPYAYKDIKSDVPLIQVDSTFNPFVTDTKKSSSSSNVSSGFSIYKKQDTTSNWESLYVGLKQDTFEVDNHTFETEEAVTSKLFDDEVTETKTLLYQLNRKYIINSIKSGLLVIHQNRAHQRILYEQFLTNITIHHASSQQLIFPLCLHLGREEVLYLKELQPNLEGLGFAFESIALDEVRIIGLPVQVKESEVVAILNDLIHNLQQNIPEDSFSLSDSIAKFMAKSVAIKSGKTLNEIELSNIVNGLFACKEPNFSPFNQPIFITLTTDELDKRF; encoded by the coding sequence ATGTCTGGGATTATTCAATTATTACCTGATCATGTTGCCAATCAAATAGCCGCTGGAGAAGTAGTGCAACGCCCTGCTTCTGTAGTGAAAGAGTTGGTTGAAAACGCTGTCGACGCCAATGCTACTGAAATTAAATTAATTATTAAAGATGCAGGTAAAACCCTTATACAAGTCATTGATAATGGTAAGGGAATGAATGTTACTGATGCACGTTTGTGTTTTGAAAGGCATGCTACTTCCAAAATACGTCATGCGGAAGATTTATTTGCTTTACATACTAAAGGTTTTCGTGGTGAAGCTTTAGCGTCAATCGCAGCTGTTGCTCATGTGGAGTTAAAAACCAAGCAAGACCAAGAAGAATTAGGTACACATGTCATAATTGAAGGAAGTAAATTTGTTTCTCAAGAAGTAGCCGTTTTACCTAAGGGGACTTCTTTTTTGGTTAAAAATTTGTTTTTTAATATTCCTGCTCGTCGCAATTTTTTAAAATCAGACAATGTAGAACTAAAACACATTATAGATGAATTTGAACGGGTTGCACTTGCGCATCCTGCAATTCATTTTGTGTTAATAAGTAATGGAGCTGAGATTTTTAATTTGCCAAGTACAAATTACAGACAACGAATTGTAAATATTTTTGGTGGAAAAACTAATGAAAAATTAGTTCCTGTTAATGAAGAAACTGAAATCATTACCATTAGCGGATTTGTAGGTAAACCCGAGTTTGCCAAAAAAAATAGAAGTGAGCAATTTTTCTTAGTTAATGACCGATTCATAAAAAGTAGTTTTTTGCATCATGCCGTAATGAGTGCTTATGATGGTTTGTTAAAAGACGGGAATCAACCCAGTTATTTTTTGTATTTACAAGTTCCTACACATACCATAGATATTAATATACATCCAACTAAAACTGAAGTGAAGTTTGACGATGAACAAGCCTTATATGCTATTTTACGCTCAGCTGTAAAACATAGTTTAGGAATGTTTAATGTGGCACCAGTTTTAGATTTTGAACGCGATGCCACTTTGGATACGCCTTATGCTTATAAAGATATAAAGTCAGACGTTCCTTTAATACAGGTTGATAGTACTTTTAATCCATTTGTTACAGACACTAAAAAAAGTAGTTCTTCATCAAATGTTAGTTCTGGATTTTCTATTTATAAAAAGCAAGATACAACTTCAAATTGGGAAAGTTTGTATGTTGGATTAAAACAAGATACTTTTGAAGTTGATAATCATACTTTCGAAACGGAAGAAGCAGTAACAAGTAAATTGTTTGATGATGAAGTTACAGAAACAAAAACCCTGTTGTACCAATTAAATAGAAAGTACATCATCAATAGTATTAAGTCAGGTTTATTAGTTATTCATCAAAATAGAGCACATCAACGTATTTTATACGAACAATTTTTAACTAATATTACCATACATCACGCCTCAAGTCAGCAACTGATATTTCCTTTATGTTTGCATTTAGGTAGGGAAGAAGTGTTGTACTTAAAAGAGTTACAGCCTAATTTAGAAGGGTTAGGTTTCGCATTTGAAAGTATTGCATTAGATGAGGTTCGGATTATTGGCTTACCAGTACAAGTTAAAGAAAGTGAAGTTGTAGCAATTTTAAATGATTTAATTCATAATTTACAACAAAATATTCCGGAAGATAGTTTCTCTTTATCAGATAGTATAGCGAAATTTATGGCTAAGAGTGTAGCAATTAAATCGGGTAAAACGTTAAATGAAATAGAATTGAGTAACATAGTTAATGGATTGTTTGCTTGTAAGGAACCTAATTTTTCCCCTTTTAATCAACCTATTTTTATAACATTAACTACAGACGAATTAGATAAAAGATTTTAA
- the ribH gene encoding 6,7-dimethyl-8-ribityllumazine synthase: MATENKNLSNYDKNSIPNAKDFRFGIVVSEWNEEVTEGLYNGAFSALTNCGALPENIIRWNVPGSFELIFGARQMHEKLELDAIIVIGCVIKGETMHFEFVCEGVTQGIKDMNVIYDVPTIFCVLTDNTMQQSIDRSGGKHGNKGVEAAIAAIKMVDLNRK; encoded by the coding sequence ATGGCAACAGAAAATAAAAATTTATCCAATTACGATAAAAACTCAATCCCAAATGCGAAAGACTTTCGATTTGGGATTGTTGTTTCAGAATGGAACGAAGAAGTAACAGAAGGTCTCTATAATGGTGCTTTTAGTGCATTGACCAACTGTGGTGCTTTACCTGAAAACATTATTCGCTGGAATGTACCTGGAAGTTTTGAATTGATTTTTGGAGCACGCCAAATGCATGAAAAACTTGAGCTTGATGCAATAATTGTAATCGGTTGTGTGATTAAGGGGGAAACCATGCATTTTGAGTTTGTTTGCGAAGGGGTAACACAAGGTATAAAAGACATGAATGTAATATATGATGTGCCAACCATCTTTTGTGTGTTAACAGATAATACCATGCAACAATCTATCGATAGAAGTGGAGGAAAACACGGAAATAAAGGGGTTGAAGCTGCAATTGCTGCTATAAAAATGGTAGATTTAAATCGTAAATAA
- a CDS encoding tetratricopeptide repeat protein encodes MATYNKRGFKAPKPKEEKEPAFDTTVEEINVNESESTTAEVFNALDETANKTEEFVIKNQKSILGVIGVLAVLTLGYILYNKFVATPKEEDAFKEMFQAQTYFQQAVDGAGKQDSLYNLALKGGEGKLGFEGIINEYSGTNAANLAEYYAGMSYLNLKNFNKAIEHLEKFSTKDQVLAALAIGAKGDAMSELNKQDDAIKLYVEAANLDDNDFITPRFLFKAANLAIAANKKDEALGYLKTIKEKYENSQEGYNIDALIATLEQ; translated from the coding sequence ATGGCAACGTACAATAAAAGAGGATTTAAGGCTCCTAAACCAAAAGAAGAAAAAGAGCCAGCATTTGATACAACTGTAGAAGAAATCAACGTTAATGAAAGCGAAAGTACAACCGCTGAAGTATTTAATGCGTTAGATGAAACTGCTAATAAAACTGAAGAATTTGTAATTAAAAATCAAAAATCTATTTTAGGTGTTATTGGTGTTTTAGCTGTATTAACTTTAGGATACATTCTTTACAATAAATTTGTTGCTACACCAAAAGAGGAAGATGCATTTAAAGAAATGTTTCAAGCACAAACATATTTCCAACAAGCAGTTGATGGGGCTGGAAAACAGGATTCATTATATAACTTAGCACTTAAAGGTGGTGAAGGAAAATTAGGATTTGAAGGAATTATTAATGAATATTCTGGTACTAATGCAGCTAATTTAGCTGAATATTATGCTGGAATGTCGTATTTAAACTTAAAGAACTTCAATAAAGCTATTGAGCATTTAGAAAAGTTTTCTACAAAAGATCAAGTTTTAGCAGCATTAGCTATTGGTGCAAAAGGCGATGCTATGTCTGAATTAAATAAACAGGATGATGCAATTAAATTGTATGTAGAAGCAGCTAATTTAGATGATAATGATTTCATTACACCACGCTTTTTATTCAAAGCAGCTAACTTAGCCATCGCAGCAAATAAAAAAGATGAAGCTTTAGGTTATTTAAAAACCATTAAAGAGAAATATGAAAATTCTCAAGAAGGGTATAATATTGATGCTTTAATTGCTACATTAGAACAATAA
- the recF gene encoding DNA replication/repair protein RecF (All proteins in this family for which functions are known are DNA-binding proteins that assist the filamentation of RecA onto DNA for the initiation of recombination or recombinational repair.) encodes MFLKSLSLINYKNIAEHAFEFDSKINAIVGKNGIGKTTILDAIYHLAIGKSYFNPLATQNIKHGEDFFVIDGLFEKENRTEQILCSFKKGQKKLLKRNGKIYERFSEHIGLIPIVIISPSDVDLIVEGSETRRKFIDNVISTADTLYLNTLINYQKTVAQRNALLKYFAANQVFDNENLAIYNEQMSEFGTIIYNKRKVFLEQFVPIFQKYYSIISENAEDVNIIYDSQLHEDHFEKLLPLYVQKDRLAQYSTVGIHKDDLIFNINEYPVKKYGSQGQQKSFLIALKLAQFEFVKNQSKTLPILLFDDIFDKLDAYRVQQIVNMVNDDVFGQIFISDTHPERTEEIIKQTHKTYKIYSL; translated from the coding sequence GTGTTTTTAAAATCCCTTTCACTTATAAATTACAAGAACATTGCTGAACATGCTTTTGAGTTTGACAGCAAGATTAATGCTATTGTAGGGAAAAATGGCATAGGTAAAACAACTATATTGGATGCAATTTATCATCTTGCAATTGGAAAAAGTTATTTCAACCCGTTAGCTACACAAAACATTAAACACGGGGAAGATTTTTTTGTAATAGATGGCCTTTTTGAAAAAGAAAATAGAACCGAACAAATTTTATGTAGTTTTAAAAAAGGACAAAAGAAACTATTAAAACGTAATGGTAAAATTTACGAACGCTTTTCTGAGCATATTGGATTAATTCCAATAGTGATTATTTCACCAAGTGATGTAGACCTAATTGTTGAAGGCAGTGAAACCAGACGAAAATTTATAGACAATGTTATTTCTACTGCAGATACTTTATACCTCAACACGTTAATAAATTATCAAAAAACAGTTGCGCAACGAAATGCATTATTAAAATATTTTGCTGCCAATCAAGTTTTTGACAATGAAAATTTGGCTATTTATAACGAACAAATGTCTGAATTTGGAACTATAATTTATAACAAACGAAAAGTATTTTTAGAACAATTTGTTCCAATTTTTCAGAAATATTACAGTATTATTTCAGAAAATGCAGAAGATGTAAACATTATCTATGATAGTCAGTTACATGAAGACCATTTTGAAAAGCTACTCCCCTTGTATGTTCAAAAAGATAGACTAGCTCAATATTCTACAGTAGGTATTCACAAAGATGATTTGATTTTTAACATAAACGAATATCCTGTAAAAAAATACGGGTCACAAGGTCAACAAAAATCATTTTTAATCGCATTAAAATTAGCCCAATTTGAATTTGTAAAAAATCAAAGCAAAACTTTGCCTATATTATTATTTGATGATATTTTTGATAAATTGGACGCGTACAGGGTACAGCAGATTGTAAATATGGTCAATGACGATGTATTTGGTCAAATATTTATTTCTGACACACATCCTGAACGAACAGAAGAAATCATAAAACAAACGCATAAAACATATAAAATTTATTCCTTATGA
- a CDS encoding thioredoxin domain-containing protein, translating into MKKLNYYIVLILFVLNTGCTNSQNFKSVDVAEFKTTLEKTTDAQLLDVRTPGEFAGGHISNAKNMDWNGSDFDTQVANLDKEKPVFVYCLSGGRSKKAASHLKDLGFKNIIELNGGYLAWSKANANTNEAWIGMTKEAYNQLLVSDKIVVIDFYAEWCAPCKKMAPYLDKMSKELADKVIIHRIDADKNKSLFNALGYEGLPVVLVYKNGKETFKKNQFVSEEELRKAL; encoded by the coding sequence ATGAAAAAATTAAATTATTACATTGTATTAATACTTTTTGTATTAAACACTGGTTGCACAAATAGTCAAAACTTTAAAAGTGTTGATGTAGCAGAATTCAAAACTACTCTTGAAAAAACAACTGATGCGCAATTACTTGATGTTAGAACTCCTGGAGAATTTGCAGGCGGACATATCTCTAATGCAAAAAATATGGATTGGAATGGTAGTGATTTCGATACACAAGTAGCCAATTTAGACAAAGAAAAACCTGTTTTTGTTTATTGTTTAAGTGGAGGAAGAAGTAAAAAAGCAGCTTCACACTTAAAAGATTTAGGCTTTAAAAACATTATTGAATTAAATGGAGGTTATTTAGCATGGAGCAAAGCTAATGCTAACACAAACGAAGCATGGATTGGCATGACTAAAGAGGCCTACAATCAATTATTAGTCTCAGACAAGATTGTTGTAATTGATTTTTATGCAGAATGGTGTGCTCCTTGCAAAAAAATGGCACCTTATTTAGATAAAATGAGTAAGGAATTAGCGGATAAAGTTATTATTCATCGTATCGATGCTGATAAAAATAAATCATTATTTAACGCATTAGGATATGAAGGTTTGCCAGTGGTTTTAGTGTATAAAAATGGAAAAGAAACGTTCAAAAAAAACCAATTTGTTAGCGAAGAAGAATTAAGAAAGGCGCTTTAA
- the murB gene encoding UDP-N-acetylmuramate dehydrogenase encodes MNIIQNQSLKKYNTFGIEASAKEFIAIENESELATVLKENQNKKLFVLAGGSNMLLTKDIDALVIHINNKGINIIDENDDYVWVKGNAGEVWHEFVMWCIDQNFGGIENLSLIPGNVGATPVQNIGAYGVEIKDTFVSCEAMEIVTQKIRTFSKEDCQFGYRESIFKGELKNQYIILSVTFKLNKKNHKTNTSYGAIDLELEKMGIQNPSIKDVSNAVIAIRQSKLPNPKELGNSGSFFKNPIVPIETYNKAKINYPEMPHYPVSNTQVKVPAGWLIEQAGFKGKRFGDAGIHTKQALVLVNYGNATGSEIWAVAQNIQKTIKEKFGIEIEAEVNVI; translated from the coding sequence ATGAATATTATACAAAATCAATCGTTAAAAAAATACAATACTTTTGGTATTGAAGCATCAGCAAAAGAATTTATTGCCATTGAAAATGAAAGTGAATTAGCAACAGTATTGAAAGAAAATCAAAATAAAAAACTTTTTGTATTGGCTGGTGGAAGCAATATGCTTTTAACTAAAGATATTGATGCTTTAGTGATTCATATTAACAACAAAGGAATCAATATTATTGATGAAAACGATGATTATGTTTGGGTTAAAGGAAATGCAGGAGAAGTTTGGCATGAATTTGTGATGTGGTGTATTGACCAAAACTTTGGTGGAATTGAAAATTTATCTTTAATACCTGGTAATGTTGGCGCAACACCTGTACAAAATATTGGTGCTTATGGCGTTGAAATCAAAGATACTTTTGTTTCGTGCGAAGCCATGGAAATTGTTACACAAAAAATAAGAACTTTTTCCAAAGAAGATTGTCAATTTGGATACAGAGAAAGTATTTTTAAAGGTGAATTAAAAAACCAATATATTATTTTGTCGGTTACTTTTAAATTGAACAAAAAGAACCATAAAACCAACACTTCATATGGCGCTATTGATTTAGAATTAGAAAAAATGGGAATTCAAAACCCTAGCATTAAAGATGTTAGTAATGCTGTCATAGCGATTAGACAAAGTAAATTGCCGAACCCTAAAGAATTAGGAAATAGTGGTAGTTTTTTTAAAAATCCAATTGTGCCCATTGAAACATACAACAAAGCCAAAATTAACTATCCAGAGATGCCTCATTATCCAGTTTCAAACACACAAGTTAAAGTTCCTGCAGGTTGGCTTATTGAGCAAGCCGGATTTAAAGGCAAACGTTTTGGCGACGCCGGTATTCATACAAAACAAGCATTGGTACTTGTAAATTATGGCAACGCCACAGGGAGTGAGATTTGGGCTGTTGCGCAAAATATTCAAAAAACAATTAAAGAAAAATTCGGAATTGAAATTGAAGCTGAAGTAAATGTTATTTAA
- a CDS encoding glycosyltransferase has product METVLFVLFIAFLAFFTLQFIYYAFIFSRFSFAKIQNGTPKSIPVSVIICAKNEFENLQKNLPHFVSQNYPNFELVLIDDASSDDSLELLEEYERNYPFIKLVKVKNNEAFWGNKKFALTLGIKAAKNEYLLFTDADCYPANNNWINEMTTHFTSKKTIILGYGAYEKVNGSFLNKLIRYETVLTAIQYFSWAKIGRPYMGVGRNLAYKKSEFFNVNGFINHMKIRSGDDDLFINQAANANNTTVNFNPESFTFSEAKKTYKEWFKQKRRHVSTAKYYKGFDKFQLGTYFISQFFFLILAIILLAFQYNWIIVASILGFRYIFNWIIIGYGCSKLKEKDLIWAYPLFELLLMVTQINVFITNLFSKPVHWK; this is encoded by the coding sequence ATGGAAACGGTTTTATTTGTACTATTTATCGCTTTTTTAGCTTTTTTTACCTTACAGTTTATTTATTATGCTTTTATTTTTAGTCGCTTTAGTTTTGCTAAAATTCAAAATGGGACTCCAAAAAGTATTCCTGTTTCAGTGATTATTTGTGCTAAAAACGAATTTGAAAATTTGCAAAAAAATCTTCCTCATTTTGTATCTCAAAATTATCCAAATTTTGAACTTGTCCTAATTGACGATGCATCTAGTGACGATTCATTAGAATTGTTAGAAGAATACGAACGCAATTATCCTTTTATTAAATTAGTCAAAGTAAAAAATAACGAAGCTTTTTGGGGCAACAAAAAATTCGCCTTAACATTAGGTATTAAAGCTGCAAAAAATGAATATTTATTATTTACAGATGCCGACTGCTATCCTGCAAACAATAATTGGATAAATGAAATGACCACACATTTTACTTCTAAAAAAACAATTATTTTAGGCTATGGTGCTTATGAAAAAGTAAATGGCTCTTTTTTAAATAAATTAATTCGTTATGAAACCGTTTTAACCGCTATTCAATATTTTTCTTGGGCAAAAATAGGACGTCCTTATATGGGTGTAGGACGAAATTTAGCCTATAAAAAAAGTGAATTTTTCAATGTAAATGGTTTTATCAACCATATGAAAATCCGCTCTGGTGATGACGACTTATTCATCAATCAAGCGGCAAATGCAAACAATACTACTGTAAATTTCAATCCAGAAAGTTTCACCTTTTCAGAAGCAAAGAAAACCTACAAAGAGTGGTTCAAACAAAAAAGACGTCACGTCTCAACGGCAAAATATTACAAAGGTTTTGATAAATTTCAATTAGGAACTTATTTTATTTCTCAATTCTTTTTTCTTATATTGGCAATAATATTATTAGCATTTCAATATAATTGGATTATTGTAGCATCAATTTTAGGATTCCGTTATATCTTTAATTGGATTATTATTGGATACGGTTGTTCAAAATTAAAAGAGAAAGATCTTATTTGGGCTTATCCATTATTTGAATTACTACTAATGGTTACACAAATAAATGTATTCATTACTAACTTATTTTCTAAACCTGTACATTGGAAATAA